Proteins from a genomic interval of Arvicola amphibius chromosome 14, mArvAmp1.2, whole genome shotgun sequence:
- the Prmt6 gene encoding protein arginine N-methyltransferase 6 → MSLIKKRKLESGGGGAGGEGAEEEDGGEQEAAPPRPRRTKRERDQLYYECYSDVSVHEEMIADRVRTDAYRLGILRNWASLRGKTVLDVGAGTGILSIFCAQAGARRVYAVEASAIWQQAREVVRLNGLEDRVHVLPGPVETVELPEQVDAIVSEWMGYGLLHESMLSSVLHARTKWLKEGGLLLPSSAELFVAPISDQMLEWRLGFWSQVKQHYGVDMSCLESFATRCLMGHSEIVVQGLSGEDVLARPQRFAQLDLARAGLEQELETGVGGRFRCSCYGSAPLHGFAIWFQVTFPGGDSEKPLVLSTSPFHPATHWKQALLYLNEPVPVEQDTDISGEITLLPSRDNPRRLRVLLRYKVGDQEEKTKDFAMED, encoded by the coding sequence ATGTCGCTGATCAAGAAAAGAAAGCTTGAGTCGGGGGGCGGCGGCGCCGGAGGGGAGGGAGCTGAGGAGGAAGATGGCGGGGAGCAGGAGGCAGCCCCGCCACGACCCAGGAGGACTAAGCGCGAGCGAGACCAGCTGTACTACGAGTGCTACTCCGACGTCTCGGTCCACGAGGAGATGATCGCCGACCGCGTCCGCACCGACGCCTACCGCCTGGGCATCCTGCGGAACTGGGCCTCGCTGCGAGGCAAGACCGTGCTGGACGTGGGCGCGGGCACCGGCATTCTGAGCATCTTCTGCGCCCAGGCCGGGGCCCGGCGCGTGTACGCGGTGGAGGCCAGCGCCATCTGGCAACAGGCCCGGGAGGTAGTGCGGCTCAACGGGTTGGAAGACCGCGTGCACGTCCTGCCGGGCCCCGTGGAGACGGTGGAGCTGCCGGAGCAGGTGGACGCCATCGTGAGCGAATGGATGGGCTACGGACTTCTGCACGAGTCCATGCTGAGCTCCGTGCTCCACGCGCGGACCAAATGGCTGAAGGAGGGCGGTCTCCTCCTGCCATCTTCCGCGGAACTTTTCGTGGCCCCGATTAGCGACCAGATGCTGGAATGGCGTCTGGGTTTCTGGAGCCAGGTGAAGCAGCACTACGGTGTAGACATGAGCTGCCTGGAAAGCTTCGCCACGCGCTGCCTGATGGGCCACTCGGAGATCGTGGTGCAGGGGCTGTCCGGCGAAGACGTGCTGGCCCGCCCTCAGCGCTTTGCCCAGCTCGATCTGGCCCGCGCCggcctggagcaggagctggagacCGGCGTGGGCGGGCGCTTCCGCTGCAGCTGCTACGGCTCGGCGCCTCTGCACGGTTTTGCCATCTGGTTCCAGGTGACCTTCCCTGGAGGGGACTCGGAGAAGCCCCTGGTGCTGTCTACCTCGCCTTTCCACCCAGCCACTCACTGGAAGCAGGCGCTCCTCTATCTGAATGAGCCGGTGCCGGTAGAACAAGATACGGACATTTCAGGCGAGATCACTCTGCTGCCCTCCCGGGACAACCCCCGACGTCTGCGAGTGCTTCTGCGCTACAAAGTGGGGGACCAGGAGGAAAAGACCAAAGACTTTGCTATGGAGGACTGA